GGCTTCTGATGCCGGTAACGACGGTGAAGCCAGTATCCAAGTGGTATTCAACCTAGGTACCGATCCCAATCAGGCATCCTTAAATGTGCAGAACCGTGTAGCTTCTGTGGTCAATAAACTTCCACCAATTGTGGTGCGTGAAGGAGTGAAGATTACACGCGAAGAATCCAATATGCTCATGTACATCAATCTTTACAGTAAAGATAAAGAACTGGATGGAAACTTTATGTATAACTATGCGGACATGAACATTGTCTCCGAATTGCGCCGCGTGGACGGTGTTGGGGTGGCAAATATACTTGGAACCCGTGAATTAGCCATGCGTATTTGGTTGAAACCCGATCGTATGACGGCTTACAAAATATCTGCAGAAGAGGTAATGAAGGCCTTATCTGAACAGAGTTTAGAAGCTTCACCGGGTAAAGCTGGTGAATCGTCCGGTATGACCTCCCAATCTTTCGAATATGTATTGAAATACCCTGGACGCTTTACCACAACTGAAGGTTATGGCAACATCGTTTTACGTGCGGGCGAAAATGGCGAAATGCTACGTTTAAAAGACGTTGCGGACATCAAATTTGGCTCGGCGATGTACGATATCTATTCGACACTGAACGGAAAGCCATCTGCGGCGATTGTCTTGAAACAATCTTATGGAAGTAACGCATCTCAGGTCATTCAAGATGTAAAAAGCAAAATGAAAGAGTTGAAGGCATCTTTTCCGAAGGGACTCGATTATGAAATTAGTTACGACGTTTCCAAGTTTTTGGATGCATCCATGGAAAAAGTAGTTCATACGTTATTGGAAGCATTTGTGCTTGTCGCTATTGTCGTTTTTCTATTCTTAGGAGATTGGCGCTCAACGTTGATTCCCACCATTGCAGTGCCGGTTTCATTGGTGGGATCGTTTTTATTCATGCAGTTTTTTGGAATTACCATCAACTTGATTACACTGTTTGCATTGGTGCTTGCCATTGGTGTGGTTGTGGATGATGCGATTGTGGTTATTGAAGCCGTCCATGCCAAGATGGAAGAGCTTCATATTTCGGCTTATAAGGCAACCAAAAAAGCGATGCATGAAATCAGTGGTGCCATTGTTGCGATCACCTTCCTTATGGCGGCGGTTTTTATCCCCGTTGCCTTTATGTCCGGTCCCGTGGGTATATTCTATCGGCAGTTTTCTATTACCATGGCAACTTCAATTATTTTGTCCGGGGTTGTTGCATTGACCCTGACTCCTGCATTATGTGCGATCATGCTGAAGAATAATCATGGCAAGGCAAGAAGGAAATCCATTATCGATAAGTTTCTGGATTCTTTCAATAGATTGTTCGATAGGATGTCCAACAAATATGTTTACTTGTTGAAAGGGATAGTAGATAAACGGACGTTTACATTTTTAGTATTAATTGGCTTTTGTATTGGAGCCTATTTTTTGAACAATGCTGTTCCTGCAGGTTTTATTCCCAATGAAGATCAGGGGATGATTTATGCCATTATTCAAACGCCGCCAGGATCAACATTGGAACGAACCAATTTAGCGGCCCAGACATTGCAAAAAGAAGCTGAAAACATTGATGGTGTACAATCGGTATCGTCGTTAGCGGGTTATGAAATCCTGACTGAAGGAACTGGAGCAAATACAGGTACTTGTTTGATCAACTTGAAAAGCTGGGAAGAACGTAAAGAATCCTCACAAGAGATTATTGAGCAACTTGAGGCTGCTGCCAAAAATATCCCAGGGGCGTCTATCGAGTTTTTCCAACCACCAGCCGTACCGGGCTATGGTGCCGCGGGTGGATTTGAGCTTCGTCTTCTGGACAAAGCAGGTTCTGGCGACTACAAAAAAATGGAAACAGTAAGCAAGGATTTTGTGCGTGAGTTGAACAAGAGACCTGAGTTATCGTCTGTATTTACCTTCTATAGCGCGAGTTTTCCACAGTACATGTTGCATATAGACAATGATCTAGCGCAACAAAAGGGTGTTACGATTGACAATGCGCTGAATACGCTTTCGACTTTGGTTGGTAGTAACTACGAAACGAACTTCATTAAGTATGACCGTCAATATAAAGTTATGGTTCAGGCTTTGCCGCAATACAGGGCTTTGCCGGAAGATATCTTAAAGCTGTATGTGAAGAATGAAAAGGATGAAATGGTCCCATTTTCAGCATTTATGCATATGGAAAAGGTCTATGGTCTTTCTGAGATCACGCGCCACAATATGTATTTGGCCTCTGAAATTTCAGGTTCTGCCGCGTCCGGCTACAGTAGTGGTGAAGCAATCCAGGTGATTAATGAAGTCGCCGCCAAAACGTTACCTCGAGGCTATGGTATTGACTGGGCTGGTATCTCCAAGGATCAAGTAGGGCGTGGAAATCAGGCGATTTACATCTTTTTGATCTGTCTCGGCTTCGTTTATTTAATTCTTTCTGCTCAATATGAGAGTTTTATTATGCCTTTCGCGGTACTACTTTCTTTACCAATCGGAATCTTTGGTGCCTTTCTATTATTGAAGTTATTGGGATTGGAAAACAACATTTATGCACAGGTCGCCTTGGTCATGCTCATAGGTTTACTTGGTAAAAATGCCGTGTTGATTGTTGAGTTTGCTGCTCAGCGGCATTCGCAAGGATTGAGTATTATTGAAGCTGCCTTGGATGGGGCAAAAGTTAGGTTTAGACCTATTTTGATGACGTCTTTTGCCTTTATCGCTGGCTTGATTCCCTTAGTTATGGCGTCTGGCCCAGGTGCAATAGGAAACCGTACGATCGGTACGGCAGCAGCGGGAGGTATGTTGTTTGGAACAGTGTTTGGTATTTTAGTGATACCAGGCTTGTACTATATCTTCGGAACTATTGCCTCTAAACGTAAGCTTATTAAACATGAAGATGAAAATCCATTAACTGAAGAACTTGATAATAATGACTAATCTCAGCAAAAAAC
The genomic region above belongs to Sphingobacterium zeae and contains:
- a CDS encoding efflux RND transporter permease subunit, with the protein product MFSRFINRPVLSIVISLIIVFLGVLSMVQLPVTQFPSISPPKVNITAEYPGANGELMIKSVIIPLERAINGVPGMKYMASDAGNDGEASIQVVFNLGTDPNQASLNVQNRVASVVNKLPPIVVREGVKITREESNMLMYINLYSKDKELDGNFMYNYADMNIVSELRRVDGVGVANILGTRELAMRIWLKPDRMTAYKISAEEVMKALSEQSLEASPGKAGESSGMTSQSFEYVLKYPGRFTTTEGYGNIVLRAGENGEMLRLKDVADIKFGSAMYDIYSTLNGKPSAAIVLKQSYGSNASQVIQDVKSKMKELKASFPKGLDYEISYDVSKFLDASMEKVVHTLLEAFVLVAIVVFLFLGDWRSTLIPTIAVPVSLVGSFLFMQFFGITINLITLFALVLAIGVVVDDAIVVIEAVHAKMEELHISAYKATKKAMHEISGAIVAITFLMAAVFIPVAFMSGPVGIFYRQFSITMATSIILSGVVALTLTPALCAIMLKNNHGKARRKSIIDKFLDSFNRLFDRMSNKYVYLLKGIVDKRTFTFLVLIGFCIGAYFLNNAVPAGFIPNEDQGMIYAIIQTPPGSTLERTNLAAQTLQKEAENIDGVQSVSSLAGYEILTEGTGANTGTCLINLKSWEERKESSQEIIEQLEAAAKNIPGASIEFFQPPAVPGYGAAGGFELRLLDKAGSGDYKKMETVSKDFVRELNKRPELSSVFTFYSASFPQYMLHIDNDLAQQKGVTIDNALNTLSTLVGSNYETNFIKYDRQYKVMVQALPQYRALPEDILKLYVKNEKDEMVPFSAFMHMEKVYGLSEITRHNMYLASEISGSAASGYSSGEAIQVINEVAAKTLPRGYGIDWAGISKDQVGRGNQAIYIFLICLGFVYLILSAQYESFIMPFAVLLSLPIGIFGAFLLLKLLGLENNIYAQVALVMLIGLLGKNAVLIVEFAAQRHSQGLSIIEAALDGAKVRFRPILMTSFAFIAGLIPLVMASGPGAIGNRTIGTAAAGGMLFGTVFGILVIPGLYYIFGTIASKRKLIKHEDENPLTEELDNND